In Sphingobacteriaceae bacterium, the following proteins share a genomic window:
- the pruA gene encoding 1-pyrroline-5-carboxylate dehydrogenase yields MPKGIYKVPVAVNEPIKNYAPGSPERKELQAMLKELRSVKTNIPMHIGGKEVESNVTVRIYPPHDHQHVLGHFHKSDKNHVTQAIDAALAAKEKWAALSWEHRASIFLRAAELIAGPYRAKMNAATMLGQSKSVYQAEIDSACEIIDFLRFNVQYMTEVYSEQPISSPGVWNRLEWRPLEGFVYALTPFNFTAIAGNLPSSCAMMGNVVVWKPSNTAVYSANVLMEVFKKAGVPDGVINLIYPSGPDAAEVIFNHKDFAGIHFTGSTEVFQNIWQTIGNNIHKYRSYPRIVGETGGKDFIMAHKSAEAKSLAVAISRGAFEYQGQKCSAASRAYIPTNLWPEVKDFVLADLKSMKMGPTEDFTNFINAVIDEKSFDKLAKYIDAAKKDSNVEVIAGGNYDKSKGWFIEPTIIVTKDPNYVTMCEELFGPVLTIFVYDENKFEETLELVDSTSIYALTGAILATDRYAIELASKKLSNAAGNFYINDKCTGAVVGQQPFGGARGSGTNDKAGAKINLLRWVSPRTIKETFVPPVDYKYPFLQAD; encoded by the coding sequence ATGCCAAAAGGAATTTATAAAGTGCCCGTAGCGGTTAACGAACCCATTAAAAATTATGCACCTGGAAGTCCGGAGCGCAAGGAATTACAAGCTATGCTAAAAGAATTACGTAGCGTAAAAACTAACATTCCAATGCACATTGGTGGCAAGGAGGTTGAAAGCAACGTAACCGTCCGCATCTATCCGCCGCACGATCATCAGCATGTACTTGGACATTTTCACAAAAGCGATAAAAACCATGTAACGCAGGCAATTGATGCCGCTTTAGCCGCAAAAGAAAAATGGGCTGCTTTAAGCTGGGAACACCGCGCCAGTATCTTTTTAAGAGCTGCTGAACTAATTGCCGGTCCTTACCGTGCTAAAATGAACGCCGCTACAATGCTGGGACAAAGTAAAAGCGTTTACCAGGCAGAGATCGACAGTGCCTGTGAGATCATTGACTTCTTGAGATTTAATGTGCAGTACATGACCGAAGTTTATTCTGAACAACCTATTTCTTCACCTGGAGTCTGGAACCGTTTAGAATGGAGACCTTTGGAAGGATTTGTTTATGCACTTACACCATTTAATTTTACGGCCATTGCAGGAAATTTACCAAGCAGCTGTGCCATGATGGGTAACGTTGTAGTTTGGAAACCCAGTAATACTGCCGTTTATAGCGCTAACGTATTAATGGAAGTTTTCAAAAAAGCTGGTGTGCCGGATGGTGTAATCAATTTAATCTATCCTAGTGGTCCCGATGCGGCCGAAGTGATTTTTAACCACAAAGACTTTGCTGGTATCCACTTTACCGGAAGCACAGAAGTTTTCCAAAACATCTGGCAAACTATCGGAAATAACATTCATAAATACAGGTCCTATCCACGTATAGTGGGCGAAACGGGCGGTAAAGATTTTATTATGGCTCACAAATCGGCTGAAGCGAAATCTTTAGCAGTAGCTATTTCGCGTGGAGCTTTTGAATACCAGGGACAAAAATGCTCTGCCGCTTCCCGTGCCTATATTCCAACGAATTTATGGCCTGAAGTAAAAGACTTTGTGTTGGCTGATCTTAAGTCTATGAAAATGGGACCTACAGAAGATTTTACCAACTTTATCAACGCAGTTATTGACGAAAAGAGTTTCGATAAGCTAGCAAAATACATCGATGCTGCTAAAAAAGATAGCAACGTAGAAGTTATTGCCGGTGGAAATTACGATAAGAGCAAAGGCTGGTTCATTGAGCCAACGATCATTGTTACCAAAGATCCAAACTATGTAACCATGTGCGAAGAATTGTTTGGTCCGGTTCTAACAATCTTCGTTTACGATGAAAATAAATTTGAAGAGACATTAGAGCTTGTTGATAGCACATCTATTTACGCCTTAACTGGAGCTATATTAGCTACAGACCGTTACGCTATTGAATTAGCATCCAAAAAATTAAGCAACGCTGCTGGTAATTTTTACATCAATGATAAATGTACCGGAGCTGTTGTTGGTCAGCAACCCTTTGGAGGAGCCAGAGGTAGCGGAACCAATGATAAAGCCGGAGCTAAAATCAATTTATTGCGTTGGGTTTCTCCACGCACCATTAAAGAAACCTTTGTACCGCCAGTAGATTATAAGTATCCTTTTTTACAGGCAGATTAA